Proteins encoded together in one Microbacterium sp. ABRD28 window:
- a CDS encoding arsenate reductase ArsC, which yields MSDKPTVLFVCVHNAGRSQMAAGFLRELGGDRVEVLSAGSAPKDQINPVAVEAMAEEGIDIAGQQPKVLTVEAVKESDVVITMGCGDACPIFPGKRYEDWELEDPAGQGIDAVRRIRDDIRGRIENLLSELTPAGAS from the coding sequence ATGTCCGACAAGCCCACCGTCCTGTTCGTCTGCGTCCACAACGCCGGAAGGTCGCAGATGGCGGCCGGATTCCTCCGCGAGCTGGGAGGCGATCGCGTCGAGGTGCTCTCGGCCGGGTCCGCGCCGAAGGATCAGATCAACCCCGTCGCCGTCGAGGCGATGGCCGAAGAGGGCATCGACATCGCCGGTCAGCAGCCGAAGGTGCTCACCGTCGAGGCCGTGAAGGAATCCGACGTCGTCATCACGATGGGCTGCGGCGACGCGTGCCCGATCTTCCCCGGCAAGCGCTACGAGGATTGGGAGCTCGAAGACCCGGCCGGTCAGGGCATCGACGCCGTCCGTCGCATCCGCGACGACATCCGCGGCCGGATCGAGAACCTGCTCTCCGAACTCACTCCCGCAGGCGCGTCATGA
- a CDS encoding metalloregulator ArsR/SmtB family transcription factor: protein MSAGTDDAGLALLADPTRARILRMMRDSADGRVLVGRLAEALRLRQPTVSHHMAALHAEGIVRREKDGRRVWYSLEPAHEERVSALLGPAPEASGEADLSRVIDDLTARYRGVFSPETVTRYVTDSHRMLTAAGRPALEASRTAAFAASRLDDLTRIEGRAPDRPSVLFVCVQNAGRSQIAAGILRQLAGDRVVVRTAGSAPAADVRSSIVHALDEIGVPLGGEFPKPLSDEAVRAADWVITMGCGDACPVYPGRRYLDWEIEDPVGKPAATVRRIRDDIESRVRGLLAELPVSAA, encoded by the coding sequence ATGAGTGCGGGGACGGATGACGCGGGGCTGGCCCTGCTCGCCGACCCCACCCGCGCCCGCATCCTCCGGATGATGCGCGACAGTGCCGACGGGCGCGTCCTCGTCGGGCGGCTGGCCGAGGCGCTGCGCCTGCGCCAACCCACGGTCAGCCACCACATGGCCGCCCTCCACGCCGAAGGCATCGTCCGCCGGGAGAAAGACGGCAGGCGAGTCTGGTACTCCCTCGAACCGGCGCACGAGGAGCGCGTGAGCGCCCTCCTGGGCCCGGCGCCGGAAGCATCGGGCGAGGCCGACCTGTCCCGCGTCATCGACGACCTGACGGCCCGCTATCGCGGGGTGTTCAGCCCCGAGACCGTGACCCGCTACGTCACCGACAGCCACCGCATGCTCACCGCGGCCGGGCGGCCGGCGCTCGAAGCCTCGCGCACGGCCGCGTTCGCGGCATCCCGGCTCGACGACCTGACCCGCATCGAGGGCCGCGCACCCGACCGACCCTCCGTCCTGTTCGTGTGCGTTCAGAACGCCGGTCGTTCGCAGATCGCGGCCGGAATCCTCCGCCAGCTCGCCGGCGACCGGGTCGTCGTCCGGACGGCGGGATCCGCGCCCGCGGCGGATGTGCGCTCCTCGATCGTCCACGCCCTCGACGAGATCGGCGTGCCGCTCGGCGGGGAGTTTCCGAAGCCTCTGAGCGACGAGGCGGTGCGGGCCGCGGACTGGGTCATCACGATGGGATGCGGCGACGCCTGCCCGGTCTACCCCGGGCGCCGCTATCTCGACTGGGAGATCGAAGATCCGGTCGGCAAGCCCGCCGCCACCGTTCGACGCATCCGGGATGACATCGAATCCCGTGTGCGCGGCCTGCTCGCCGAACTCCCGGTGTCCGCCGCCTAG
- a CDS encoding NAD(P)-binding domain-containing protein, translating into MTLLDLAPRTRTTPRLATLPVAIIGAGPIGLAAAAHLAERGIAFDVYEAGPAPAAGVRLWGHTRLFSPWRHLIDPTAQRLLERHGWTAPADLDAAPTGHELADLLLEPLAALDEISPHVHYGTRVTAVTREGMDRTRTAGRADSPFLLRIDRGGEILDLTARAVIDASGTYTTPNPLASSGLDPLGAAEVSDRILHALPDVAGRDRARFAGRDVTVVGAGHSAANTLIALAALADEEPGTRVTWLIRNAGAVRVTTSPDDELTDRARLGSRVDTLVDSGRIRRVDSFEISRAARHDGGIRLIGTRRGEPAHHDTDLVVAATGFRPDLDMLREIRLDLDEIVEAPARLAPLIDPNVHTCGTVEPHGFAELRHPEPGFFLAGMKSYGRAPTFLLATGYEQVRSIVAWLAGDMAAATTVALTLPSTGVCSTDLGGSCC; encoded by the coding sequence ATGACGCTCCTCGACCTCGCCCCGCGCACGCGCACGACGCCGCGCCTGGCCACCCTCCCCGTCGCCATCATCGGTGCCGGCCCGATCGGGCTCGCCGCTGCGGCCCACCTGGCCGAACGCGGCATCGCGTTCGACGTCTACGAAGCCGGGCCCGCACCCGCAGCCGGCGTTCGACTCTGGGGGCACACCCGCCTGTTCTCTCCGTGGCGCCACCTCATCGACCCGACGGCGCAGCGTCTGCTCGAACGCCACGGCTGGACGGCTCCCGCCGACCTCGACGCCGCCCCGACCGGTCACGAACTGGCCGACCTGTTGCTGGAGCCGCTCGCCGCGCTCGACGAGATCTCCCCGCACGTGCACTACGGCACCCGGGTGACCGCGGTCACCCGCGAGGGCATGGACCGCACGCGGACCGCCGGCCGCGCCGACAGCCCCTTCCTCCTTCGCATCGACCGCGGCGGTGAGATCCTCGACCTCACCGCACGCGCCGTGATCGACGCCTCGGGCACGTACACGACCCCGAACCCGCTCGCCTCCTCCGGCCTCGACCCCCTCGGCGCAGCCGAGGTCTCCGACCGCATCCTGCACGCCCTCCCCGACGTCGCCGGCCGGGATCGCGCTCGTTTCGCCGGCCGCGACGTCACGGTCGTGGGCGCCGGGCACTCCGCGGCGAACACCCTCATCGCCCTCGCGGCCCTGGCCGACGAGGAGCCCGGCACCCGCGTGACGTGGCTCATCCGCAACGCCGGCGCCGTCCGCGTCACCACCTCCCCCGACGACGAGCTCACCGACCGCGCCCGTCTCGGCTCGCGGGTCGACACGCTCGTCGACAGTGGTCGCATCCGCCGCGTCGACTCGTTCGAGATCTCGCGGGCCGCTCGCCACGACGGCGGGATCCGCCTGATCGGCACCCGCCGCGGCGAACCTGCGCACCACGACACCGACCTCGTCGTCGCCGCGACCGGGTTCCGTCCCGACCTCGACATGCTCCGCGAGATCCGCCTCGACCTCGACGAGATCGTCGAAGCACCCGCTCGTCTCGCCCCGCTCATCGATCCGAACGTCCACACGTGCGGCACGGTCGAGCCCCACGGATTCGCCGAGCTGCGGCATCCCGAACCCGGCTTCTTCCTCGCAGGCATGAAGTCCTACGGCCGTGCGCCGACGTTCCTCCTCGCGACCGGCTACGAGCAGGTGCGCTCGATCGTGGCCTGGCTCGCCGGCGACATGGCCGCGGCGACCACGGTGGCCCTCACCCTGCCGTCGACCGGCGTCTGCTCGACCGACCTCGGAGGTTCGTGCTGCTGA
- a CDS encoding GNAT family N-acetyltransferase: protein MTAEDWPRVEAILAEGIAEGEATFESTVPSWEQFDAGKVAHPRLVAELDGRVVGWVAASRVSSREVYRGVIEHSVYVDARARGRGIGAALLRAFLDAADEAGFWTVQSSIFPENTASLHLHERAGFRVVGTRERIARSTNGPHAGQWRSTVFLERRSRRNGR, encoded by the coding sequence ATGACAGCGGAGGACTGGCCGCGCGTCGAGGCGATCCTCGCCGAGGGCATCGCGGAGGGCGAAGCCACCTTCGAGAGCACGGTTCCCTCATGGGAGCAGTTCGACGCGGGCAAGGTCGCGCACCCCCGCCTCGTCGCAGAACTCGACGGCCGGGTGGTCGGGTGGGTGGCCGCGTCGCGCGTCTCCTCGCGCGAGGTGTACCGGGGCGTCATCGAGCATTCGGTGTACGTCGACGCGCGCGCCCGGGGTCGCGGAATCGGCGCCGCTCTGCTCCGGGCGTTCCTGGATGCCGCCGATGAGGCCGGGTTCTGGACGGTGCAGTCGAGCATCTTCCCCGAGAACACCGCGAGCCTGCATCTGCACGAGCGCGCCGGATTCCGGGTCGTCGGCACCCGCGAGCGCATCGCACGGTCGACGAACGGTCCGCACGCCGGCCAGTGGCGGTCGACGGTGTTCCTCGAGCGCCGTTCGCGCCGCAACGGCCGCTGA
- the treS gene encoding maltose alpha-D-glucosyltransferase, giving the protein MARDEYRPEELYTGPIDLPLLQELDNDTSDPETPEISYDEQRYPARPRRLRPRDHLRGGGRVRRVTTDPRTANGTNPSYVEWLVRQSMLKDADVLARQLSGQPSMWRNPYARPDARRAIATSDVWFTAYPISLITRPGQSFLAALGDDALWSAFERVGITAIHTGPVKRAGGIAGWLETPSVDGHFDRISTAIDSAFGTEDEFRALCDVADTHGGSIIDDIVPGHTGKGADFRLAEMGFKDYPGIYHMVEILEEDWALLPDVPGDVDSVNLDPATEHELAERGYIIGALQRVIFYTPGVKETNWSATAPVLGPDGVTRRWVYLHYFKQGQPSINWLDPTFAGMRLVIGDALHSLGELGTSALRLDANGFLGVEKSTEGLPAWSEGHPLSHAANHIIAGMVRKVGGFTFQELNLTIEDIRDTGAVGADLSYDFIGRPGYHHALATGRTDFLRLALTSSLELGVQPVQLVHGLQNHDELTYELVHWATRHADEEYRFRGREVSGSELAEIVRAELTESLTGTADFNRVFTQNGIACTTTSLIAAARGATRLDDITDADIPAIRDAHLLLCAYNAWQPGVFALSGWDLVGMLTVPATQVADLISSGDTRWIERGAHDLLDVDPQATRSAAGMPRGRSLYGSLPAQFTDEESFASRLSQIIELRRRHGIATATQVDVPEVAHHGMLVLVHRLDDGAHDPDAPLQVTVLNFAGEPVEGTVRSKQLVRRSEVRDAASGEVIGHVDDLQSFTVSLPAYGAVFLLLEPGEPDEDEGPIG; this is encoded by the coding sequence ATGGCGCGCGACGAGTATCGGCCGGAGGAGCTCTACACCGGCCCTATCGACCTCCCCCTCCTCCAAGAACTCGACAACGACACCTCTGATCCCGAGACCCCCGAGATCAGCTACGACGAGCAGCGGTATCCCGCCCGTCCGCGCCGGCTGCGGCCCCGCGACCACCTGCGCGGCGGCGGCCGCGTGCGCCGGGTCACGACCGACCCCCGCACCGCGAACGGCACGAACCCGTCGTACGTCGAGTGGCTGGTGCGCCAGTCGATGCTGAAGGATGCCGACGTGCTGGCCCGGCAGCTGTCGGGGCAGCCGTCGATGTGGCGCAACCCCTACGCCCGCCCCGATGCGCGGCGCGCGATCGCGACGAGCGACGTGTGGTTCACCGCCTACCCGATCTCGCTCATCACGCGGCCCGGCCAGTCGTTCCTCGCCGCGCTCGGCGACGACGCCCTGTGGTCGGCGTTCGAACGGGTCGGCATCACCGCCATACACACCGGTCCGGTCAAGCGCGCCGGCGGCATCGCCGGGTGGCTCGAGACCCCGAGCGTCGACGGCCACTTCGACCGCATCAGCACGGCGATCGACTCGGCGTTCGGCACCGAGGACGAATTCCGCGCGCTCTGCGACGTCGCCGACACCCACGGCGGCAGCATCATCGACGACATCGTGCCGGGTCACACCGGGAAGGGCGCCGACTTCCGCCTGGCCGAGATGGGGTTCAAGGACTACCCCGGCATCTACCACATGGTCGAGATCCTCGAGGAGGACTGGGCGCTCCTCCCCGACGTCCCGGGCGACGTCGACAGCGTCAATCTCGACCCCGCGACCGAGCACGAGCTCGCCGAGCGCGGCTACATCATCGGTGCGCTGCAGCGCGTCATCTTCTACACCCCGGGGGTGAAGGAGACCAACTGGAGCGCGACGGCGCCGGTGCTCGGGCCGGACGGCGTCACGCGCCGGTGGGTCTACCTGCACTACTTCAAGCAGGGCCAGCCCTCGATCAACTGGCTCGACCCCACCTTCGCGGGGATGCGCCTCGTGATCGGCGACGCCCTGCACTCGCTCGGCGAGCTCGGCACGAGCGCCCTGCGCCTGGACGCCAACGGCTTCCTCGGGGTGGAGAAGAGCACCGAGGGACTCCCCGCCTGGTCGGAGGGTCACCCGCTCTCGCATGCGGCGAACCACATCATCGCCGGCATGGTGCGCAAGGTCGGCGGGTTCACCTTCCAGGAGCTGAACCTCACCATCGAAGACATCCGCGACACCGGCGCGGTGGGCGCCGACCTCTCCTACGACTTCATCGGACGCCCCGGTTACCACCACGCGCTGGCGACGGGGCGCACCGACTTCCTGCGCCTCGCCCTCACCTCCTCCCTCGAGCTCGGGGTGCAACCGGTGCAGCTGGTGCACGGCCTGCAGAACCACGACGAGCTCACCTACGAGCTCGTCCACTGGGCGACCCGGCACGCCGACGAGGAATACCGGTTCCGCGGGCGGGAGGTGAGCGGCAGCGAGCTCGCCGAGATCGTCCGCGCCGAGCTCACCGAGAGTCTCACCGGTACGGCCGACTTCAACCGCGTGTTCACCCAGAACGGCATCGCCTGCACGACGACCTCGCTCATCGCCGCCGCCCGCGGCGCGACGCGGCTCGATGACATCACCGACGCCGACATCCCCGCGATCCGCGACGCCCACCTGCTGCTGTGCGCCTACAACGCCTGGCAGCCCGGAGTCTTCGCCCTCTCGGGCTGGGACCTCGTCGGCATGCTGACGGTCCCGGCGACGCAGGTCGCCGACCTCATCTCCTCCGGCGACACGCGCTGGATCGAGCGGGGCGCGCACGACCTCCTCGACGTCGATCCGCAGGCGACCCGCTCCGCGGCCGGTATGCCCCGCGGGCGCTCGCTGTACGGATCGCTTCCGGCGCAGTTCACCGACGAGGAGTCCTTCGCCTCGCGGCTGTCGCAGATCATCGAGCTGCGTCGCCGGCACGGCATCGCCACCGCGACGCAGGTCGACGTCCCCGAGGTCGCCCACCACGGGATGCTCGTGCTCGTGCACCGACTCGACGACGGCGCGCACGATCCCGATGCGCCGCTGCAGGTGACGGTGCTGAACTTCGCCGGTGAGCCGGTCGAGGGAACGGTGCGCTCGAAGCAGCTCGTGCGTCGGTCGGAGGTGCGCGACGCCGCGAGCGGCGAGGTGATCGGCCACGTCGACGACCTGCAGAGCTTCACCGTGTCGCTGCCCGCCTACGGCGCGGTGTTCCTCCTCCTCGAGCCCGGTGAGCCCGACGAGGACGAGGGCCCGATCGGATGA
- a CDS encoding phosphotransferase encodes MPSADDLGAWVAQQRWYAGKSHEPRFRLLDTQSAPHATRYLLMDDAGARPVLYHVPVSSVPTAPDTPALIARTAEGCEIDAAQHPPFAIATLEAMGVDVSRVTGSRVLTGEQSNTSIVFDEDGQPTIILKLFRTLHDGENPDVTVQRALSAAGSPFVPKFLGSVDAEWPDSGLDSGVAHGTLGFAQEFLPGVRDGWAIALEAAREGRDFTAAARDLGLAVAGVHGALGRTLGTADGGAEAVAAAEVTWRRRLMLAVAEVPAVADRAAAIEAVYEAALARPWPRLQRIHGDLHLGQVLAVPGAGWRIVDFEGEPLRPMHERAVPDLPARDVAGMLRSFDYAGAVGGAVDAAGWAAACRAAFVEAYAGADGSVGLDPVILRALVLDKAVYESIYEARNRPTWLPVPLAGIDAALAG; translated from the coding sequence GTGCCTTCTGCAGACGATCTCGGCGCCTGGGTGGCGCAGCAACGCTGGTATGCGGGAAAGAGCCATGAGCCCCGCTTCCGGCTCCTCGACACCCAGTCGGCGCCCCACGCGACCCGCTACCTGCTGATGGATGACGCCGGCGCCCGCCCCGTGCTCTACCACGTGCCCGTCTCGAGCGTGCCGACGGCGCCCGATACTCCTGCGCTCATCGCGCGCACGGCCGAGGGCTGCGAGATCGATGCGGCGCAGCATCCGCCGTTCGCGATCGCCACCCTCGAAGCCATGGGCGTCGATGTCAGCCGGGTCACCGGCAGCCGTGTGCTCACCGGCGAGCAGTCCAACACCTCGATCGTCTTCGACGAGGACGGTCAGCCCACCATCATCCTGAAGCTGTTCCGCACCCTGCACGACGGGGAGAATCCGGATGTCACGGTGCAGCGCGCCCTGAGCGCCGCCGGTTCGCCCTTCGTCCCGAAGTTCCTCGGCAGCGTCGACGCGGAATGGCCCGACAGCGGGCTCGACAGCGGCGTCGCGCACGGCACGCTCGGCTTCGCGCAGGAGTTCCTCCCCGGTGTCCGCGACGGATGGGCCATCGCCCTGGAAGCCGCCCGCGAGGGTCGTGACTTCACCGCTGCCGCACGCGACCTCGGGCTCGCCGTCGCGGGCGTGCACGGCGCGCTCGGGCGGACGCTCGGCACCGCCGACGGGGGCGCGGAGGCGGTCGCCGCCGCCGAGGTCACGTGGCGTCGACGGCTCATGCTCGCCGTCGCCGAGGTGCCCGCCGTCGCCGATCGTGCCGCCGCGATCGAGGCGGTCTACGAAGCCGCGCTCGCGCGCCCGTGGCCGCGGCTGCAGCGGATCCACGGCGACCTGCACCTCGGGCAGGTGCTCGCCGTCCCCGGCGCCGGATGGCGCATCGTCGACTTCGAGGGCGAGCCGCTGCGACCGATGCACGAGCGCGCGGTGCCCGACCTTCCGGCCCGCGATGTCGCGGGCATGCTCCGCTCCTTCGATTACGCCGGCGCGGTCGGCGGAGCAGTGGATGCCGCGGGGTGGGCCGCCGCCTGCCGCGCCGCCTTCGTCGAGGCCTACGCCGGAGCCGACGGCTCGGTGGGCCTGGACCCGGTGATCCTGCGAGCGCTCGTGCTCGACAAGGCCGTGTACGAATCGATCTACGAGGCGCGCAACCGCCCCACCTGGCTGCCGGTGCCGCTGGCCGGCATCGACGCCGCGCTCGCGGGCTGA
- a CDS encoding arsenate reductase ArsC, with protein sequence MSVASGMHGLLSNEAVLHRAAQRLAQSFTGMVNEETVERVVFESYAALARTATVSSHLPSVTEKFARDRLTALAQSKGLIAKPVPEILYVCVQNSGRSQMAAALTRHLAGERVHVRSAGSQPAAEINAQVVTVLAEIGVEVGDEFPKPLTDDVVRAADAVVTMGCGDACPLYPGKRYLDWQLADPAELDLDGVRRVRDDVRAHVEQLLGELVPGLAATPS encoded by the coding sequence ATGAGCGTCGCATCCGGGATGCACGGGCTGCTGTCCAACGAAGCGGTCCTCCACCGCGCCGCACAGCGCCTCGCGCAGAGCTTCACCGGCATGGTGAACGAAGAGACCGTCGAACGGGTGGTCTTCGAGTCGTACGCGGCGCTCGCGCGGACGGCGACGGTGTCCAGCCACCTTCCGAGCGTCACGGAGAAATTCGCCCGCGACCGGCTGACGGCGCTCGCGCAGTCGAAGGGCCTCATCGCGAAGCCGGTTCCGGAGATCCTGTACGTCTGCGTGCAGAACTCCGGACGATCGCAGATGGCGGCGGCCCTCACCCGCCACCTGGCCGGCGAACGTGTGCACGTGCGGTCGGCCGGCTCTCAGCCGGCCGCCGAGATCAACGCGCAGGTCGTCACCGTGCTGGCCGAGATCGGCGTCGAGGTCGGTGACGAATTCCCCAAACCCCTGACCGACGATGTCGTGCGCGCCGCCGACGCGGTGGTGACGATGGGATGCGGCGACGCCTGTCCCCTGTATCCGGGCAAACGGTACCTGGACTGGCAGCTCGCCGACCCGGCCGAACTCGACCTGGACGGCGTTCGCCGGGTGCGCGACGATGTCCGCGCGCACGTCGAGCAGCTGCTCGGCGAGCTCGTCCCCGGCCTCGCGGCGACCCCGTCGTGA
- a CDS encoding aquaporin produces MAEFLGTGLLVAVVVGSGIAAQRLSDDVGLQLLENSFATALGLGALILLFAPVSGAHFNPVVSLTDALLGRADRSGLSPRTLGVYLVAQAAGGIGGALLANAMFDVQTSISATDRATPATLLAEVVATAGLVLLIAGLTRTQRTIPVIATAVGAYIGAAYWFTSSTSFANPAVTLGRIFTDTFAGIAPVSAMWFVGAQLVGAAVAMGLVVLLFPAAAENAPASPRA; encoded by the coding sequence CTGGCCGAGTTCCTCGGCACGGGACTGCTGGTCGCCGTCGTCGTGGGCTCGGGCATCGCGGCGCAGCGGCTCTCGGATGACGTCGGGCTCCAGCTGCTGGAGAATTCCTTCGCGACCGCGCTCGGCCTCGGTGCCCTCATCCTGCTGTTCGCACCGGTCTCGGGCGCGCACTTCAATCCCGTGGTCTCGCTCACCGATGCACTCCTCGGCCGCGCGGATCGCTCCGGCCTGAGCCCCCGCACACTCGGCGTCTACCTGGTCGCGCAGGCAGCCGGCGGAATCGGGGGCGCGCTCCTGGCGAACGCGATGTTCGACGTCCAGACCTCGATCTCCGCCACCGACCGGGCCACCCCCGCGACCCTCCTCGCGGAGGTCGTCGCGACGGCGGGCCTGGTGTTGCTCATCGCCGGGCTGACCAGGACGCAACGGACCATCCCCGTGATCGCGACGGCGGTCGGCGCCTACATCGGAGCGGCGTACTGGTTCACCAGCTCGACGTCCTTCGCCAATCCGGCGGTCACCCTCGGGCGCATCTTCACCGACACGTTCGCGGGCATCGCGCCGGTGTCGGCGATGTGGTTCGTCGGCGCTCAGCTCGTAGGCGCCGCGGTGGCGATGGGCCTCGTCGTGCTGCTCTTCCCCGCCGCCGCAGAGAACGCGCCCGCTTCCCCTCGGGCGTAG
- a CDS encoding metalloregulator ArsR/SmtB family transcription factor has product MPTALPLIDTSTTVCCAPLTREPMGPDDAERLASQLKALADPARLRLLSIVASSPDQEACVCDLIEPLGLAQPTVSHHLKVLTRAGFLSRSQRGTWAYYRLQPQALPSVAAVLTSP; this is encoded by the coding sequence ATGCCCACCGCTCTGCCGCTCATCGACACGTCGACCACGGTCTGCTGCGCGCCTCTGACGCGCGAGCCGATGGGACCCGACGACGCCGAGCGCCTGGCATCGCAGCTGAAGGCGCTTGCTGATCCGGCGAGACTTCGGCTTCTGTCGATCGTGGCGTCCTCGCCCGACCAGGAGGCCTGCGTGTGCGATCTCATCGAACCGCTCGGCCTCGCCCAGCCCACCGTGTCCCATCACCTCAAGGTGCTGACCCGTGCCGGGTTCCTCTCCCGCTCGCAGCGTGGAACGTGGGCGTACTACCGGCTCCAGCCTCAGGCCCTGCCCTCGGTCGCGGCGGTGCTCACGTCCCCCTGA